The genomic region TCCGGAACGGTCGAGCAGTTGATGTAGCCGTCGGCATCTTCGGCCACTCCGGGGGTACTCGCCTTTCATCGGACGGAAGTTGAAACCCGGAGGGTTGAATGGCCCGCGCAGTGTTACGCCGCCGCACATCTCACTCCAGCGCCAAGAAACCCGGCCCTCCTACCAAGAAGTCGCGCTCCCCCGACACCAAGTCCGCCCCCGCCGCCTCGGCGCCTCCCAGCAAGAGACGTCAACTCCCCTTTGTCGTACGACTTTTGGTCATGCTCGTCGCCTTCGCGGCCATGGTGGCCTTCGCCGCCGCGCTGGCCCGGATCACGCTGCAGCCCTCGCCGGCCTCCGAGGCCCTGACGCACAGCAACCTGCATCCCGGCCGCTCCCTGCGCGCCTATCTGGACCAGCCCGAACTGCGTGACGCGTTCAGGCAGATCGGCGGCAATCTCGCCCTCGGCATCCCCTTCGGGGTGCTGTTGCCCGTACTGGTCCCCAAGGCACGCGGGATCCTGCGCGTGCTCCTGCTGACCGCGGCCGCGATGCTGCTGGTCGAACTGGTGCAGGGGGCCCTGATCACCGGGCGCGCCTTCGACATCGACGACGTCATTCTCAACACCAGTGGGGCGCTGATCGGTTACCTGCTCCTCGGCCGACGGCTGAACCGTGCGGTGCATCCACGGAAGCCCCGCGGCAAAGGCACGGAGGCGGGCAGCAACTGAGCCTGGAGGCAAGGGACTTGACGAAGTAAGGGCGAGCGTCGAGATGTGAACGAATGGTCCGTACCAAAGTCTTGACGCCCCCTTACTTCACCTCTTAAATCAAGAGGCTAAGCACGCACCCCCCACCTCAGTCGGCGCCCGTCCCCCAACGGGATCGCCGTACGGAAGGGAGAGACGTGGACTCGCCACGCCTGCTCCGCAGATGCCTCCTCGCCACCCTGTCCGCCGTGCTCCTCGCCTCCGCCGCCGTCCTGCCCGCGCAGGCCGACGCGGGGCAGGCCGCCGCCGGGCAGGCGGCTCCCGAGCCCAGGGCCGCCGCGGCCGTGACGTTCTCGGACACCTTCGACGGTGCCGCCGGTTCGGCCGTCAACTCCTCGAAATGGCAGATCGAGACCGGCGACAACGTCAACAACCACGAGCGGCAGTACTACACAGCCGGCGCCAACAACGCGGCCCTGGACGGCCAGGGCCACCTGGTGATCACGGCCCGCCGCGAGAATCCGAACAACTACCAGTGCTGGTACGGGCGTTGTGAATACACCTCGGCCCGCCTCAACACGGCGGGCAAGTTCACGACGACGTACGGCCGGGTCGAGGCCCGGCTGAAGGTGCCGCGCGGCCAGGGCATGTGGCCCGCCTTCTGGATGCTCGGCAACGACATCGGGCAGGTCGGCTGGCCCAACTCGGGCGAGATCGACATCATGGAGAACGTCGGCTTCGAGCCCTCGACGATCCACGGCACGCTGCACGGCCCCGGCTACTCCGGCTCGGGCGGCATCGGCGGCGCCTACTCGCTGCCGGGCGGACAGGCCTTCGCGGACGCCTTCCACACCTTCGCCATCGACTGGAGCCCGGACGCGATCACCTGGTCCGTGGACGGCAATGTCTACCAGCGGCGCACCCCCGCCGACCTGGGCGGCAGGCAGTGGGTGTTCAACAAGCCGTTCTTCCTGATCCTCAACCTCGCGGTGGGCGGCTACTGGCCGGGCGACCCGAACGGCTCCACCGTGTTCCCTCAGCAACTCGTCGTGGACGAGGTGAAGGTGACCACGAGCGACGGCGCCGGCGGTGCGCCGATCAGGGGGCTCGCGGGCAAGTGCATCGATGTGGCGGGCGCGAGTTCCGCCAACGGCACGCCCGTTCAGCTCTACGACTGCAACAGCAGCGCCGCCCAGCAGTGGACCGTGTCCTCCGACGGCTCGATCCGAGCGCTGGGCAAGTGCCTGGACATCACGGGCAACGGCACGACGGACGGCTCGACCGTGCAGCTCTGGGACTGCGGGGGCGGGGCCAATCAACGCTGGGTGGTCAGCGCGGCCGGTGACATCGTGAATCCACAGGCCAACAAGTGCCTGGACGTGACGGGAAACAACTCCGCCAACGGCACCCGGCTCCAGCTCTGGACGTGCAGCGGCGCGGCCAACCAGAAGTGGACCGTCGGCTGACCAGACACCAGAACGACTGACCGAGAAGAGCCCGGCCGGGACTGCCCGGCCGGGCTCAGCTCGTTCGAGCTCAGTTCGTTCACTCGGCTCGTTCGGCCCCCGGGCGCGCGGCACGCCCGATCACTCGGGCGTGCCGCTCCCCTCCTCGGATCACCCGCCGGGCGCGCGACCTGCCGCTGTCAGCAGTTCATGGCCCAGGTGTGCGAGTCGCCGCGGTCGTTGGCCACGCCGTTGTAGCCGACCTCCTGTCCAGGGGTGAGACAGATGGTCATGTCGCCGCCCTGCCCGCTGTCCTCGTACACCTGGACGTGATCCTTGATGCCGGGTCCGGAGATGCCGTGGTTGGCCCAGGAGGAGTCGGTGTCGGCGATCCAGCTCTCCCACCAGCCGTCGTCACCCGACCAGTTGGCTCGCTGGCCGGCGAAGTTCGCGTTCTCCCAGACACAGAACTCACCGCTGGGACAGTCGGCGGCACCGGCCGGCGCGGCCAGGGCCAGACCACCGGTCAGGGCGAGGACGGCCGCGGCGGCGGAGAGGGCGAAGCGCTTGATGATCACGAAGAGGTACTGCCTTTCTCTCGGTTTTCCGGAACGGTCCGCCCGGCGTACATATCCGCCGCGCGGTGCAACGCGCGGGTGCGCAGCTGCCGGTAGGTGGTCAACTGGTCGCGCCGCTCGGCGCGGACCCGGTCCAACAGGACCGGCTCCAGTCGGGCGCGCACCTCGTCGAGGCCGCTCTCGTGTGCGCAGCGCGCGGCGACGGCGGGATCGGGGCGCTCGGACCTGGGCCGGGGCCGAGGCTGGGGCTGGTGCCTGTGGTCCGGTGTGGTGCAGCGGGCCCAACGGCCTTGCGCCGCCCGGTAGTCGGGGTCGTCCTTCATACGCAGTGCGGCCTCCGCGCGGAGGTTGTTCACGACGACCTGGACACGGAACCAGCGCCGCTCGTCCCCGTACAGCTCGCGCTGCGCGGCGGCGAGGCAGCCGTCGGTGTGCGCCCTGACGGTGTATCCGGTGGCAAGCGTGACGGACAGCTCGGGACGACCACGACCGAAGAGGGCCCCTTGCAGCCGCCGATCCGCGTCGTCGGTACCGCTGCCGGTTCCGCCACGGCTTCCGTCGCGGCTTCCGTCGCGGCTTCCGTCGCGGCTTCCGTCGCGGCTTCGGTCGACGGTGCCGCTGCCGGTTCCGCTGCCGGTTCCGTTCTCCCGCCGTTCGTCGGTGGCTCGTCTCGAAGACAGCCCCCGCCCCGCCAGGCACCGTTCGACGAGAACCTGCTGAGCGGCCCTGATGAGGTCGTCCCGCTCCCTCTCGGTCCCGGGCAGCTGCCCACCCGTCCGTCCCTCGCCGGTCGACATGGCACACCCGGCCAGCGCCAGTAGCGCCAGTACCACCCAGGTGGCGGCGCCCAGCGCACGCAGCAGTCGCACGGCTCAGCCGACCTCGCAGCCCATCGTGGTGTCGGAGACTCCGTCGAGCCGGGCGCCCCAGGCCCAGTTGTCGGCCAGATCGTGCGCCCTGATCAGCCGGTAGTAGCAGGTGTTACGGGCCCAGTCGATGGCGTACACGGCGGTGTCCGCGTCCGAGCGGAAGGAGGCCGCCTTGTCGTGCAGGGACTCCGGTACATCCGTATAGCCCGGTGGTGTGTAGCACCAGGACGTGCCGTGCTGTCCGGCCCCGGTCCAGAAGCACACGGAGCCCGCGGCGGGTGCGGCAGGTGCCGCGGGCGCGGCCGTCGTGGCGGGAGCGGTGCCCAGGACGGCGACGGCGGCGAGCACGGCCGCGGGCAGGGCAAGGCGACGGAACATGACGACTCCAGTCGTACGAGGGTGGGATACGCGGAGGACAACCGGGCCGGATCTTGATCACGGTGGCCGCCAAGATCAAAGTGCCCTCGTGGGAGCGGGCCCATGCGTGGCCACGCTCACCTCCCGGTGTCTGCCGATGCGCGCGAGGGTGTCATCCGCGACGGCTCACCACGGCGCGAAATCCGCTGATCCACGCGCCCCTTGGGCATTCACCCGAACGCGCCGCCATGCGACTGGATCGACACAACCACCGACGACTTCGTACTGCGGGTCGCCGAGCGACTCGGCGACCCCGATCGCGGGCGTGACCAGCCTCCACCCACGCCCACCAGCCGCCACCAGCCCCACCGGCCCGCGGTGTACCCATGGCTCCCGAGCGGAGCGCCTAGTGGAGGTGCCAGGTGAGTTTGTCGCCGCCGACCCAGCGGACGACTTCCGGATCGTCGGCGTCGTGCACCGGGATGCCGTATGCCGCGGCGGCCATCAGGACATCCGTGAAGCTCTTGGCCTCGCCGATGACAGCGCCGTCGATCTCCACGATGCGGAAGGGCGGATTGCCGGGCTGTACGCCCAGGACCGTGATCCGCGGGTGCGAGATGTGGGGGCTTGCGATTTCAGTCATGATCCCACCGGTTCCACACGCGTGCCGCCGATAAGCCTGCCGGGGCGGCGCTGTCGGTCATCGTGGTCTTCGGCGGCGCCGGCGTGGCCGGCGTCCGTACGAGGTCGCAGTTCATGGTGGCACAAGGAGGCCCGGTCGGCTGCCGTGCGGGCGGGGGCGGGCTGCGCGAGGCTGGAGGCATGGACCCGGCCGAGGCCCTGGACCGGATCGCCTTCCTGCTGGAGCGGTCCCTGGCCCCCACGTATCGCGTACAGGCGTTCCGCACAGCGGCGGGCCTGGTCGCGGGGCTGCCCGCCGACGAGGTGGCCCGGCGGGCAGCCGACGGGTCGCTGGAGTCCCTCAAGGGCATCGGGCCGAAGACCGCGCAGGTGGCGCGCGAGGCGCTGGCCGGACAGGTGCCCGGCTACCTGGCGAAGCTGGAGCCGGAGGCCGCAGGCCCGCTGGTGCAGGGCGGCGAGCAGCTGCGGGCCCGGCTGCGCGGCGACTGCCATCTGCACTCGGACTGGTCCGACGGCGGCAGCCCCATCGAGGAGATGGGCCGCACGGCGGCGCGGCTCGGGCACGAGTGGGCGGCGCTCACCGACCACTCCCCGCGGCTCACGGTGGCGCGGGGCCTGTCCCCCGAGCGACTGCGGGAACAGCTCGCCGTCATCGCGGAACTCAACGAGCGCTGGACTCGCTTCCGGCTGCTCACCGGCATCGAGTGCGACATCCTCGACGACGGGTCGCTGGACCAGGAGCCGGAGCTGCTGGACCAGCTCGATGTCGTGGTGGTCTCCGTGCATTCCAAACTGCGGATGAACGCCGACGCGATGACGCGCCGAATGGTCGCCGCCGTACGCGATCCGCACTCCGACGTGCTGGGGCACTGCACGGGGCGGCTGGTCACCGGGCGTGGGCGGCCCGAGTCGGAGTTCGACGCGGACGCGGTCTTCGCCGCCTGTGCCGAAACGGGCACGGCGGTCGAGATCAACAGCCGCCCGGAGCGGCTCGACCCACCACGCCGACTGCTCCGCCGGGCGGTCGGGGCGGGTGTGCTGTTCTCCGTGGACACCGATGCCCACGCGCCCGGACAGCTCGACTGGCAGGCGTACGGATGCGCGCGGGCCGAGGAGTGCGGGGTGCCTCCGGAGCGGGTGGTCACGACCTGGGCCGCGGAGGAGCTTCTGGCGTGGACGCGGCACCGCGAGACACCGTCGGGCGTACGCGACCCCTGACCACCGCCCACCCACGACGGCTCCCCGCCCACGACGGCTCCCCGCCCGCGAGGGCTCATCGGTCGTGTCGGCTCCTCGGTCGTGACACACGTCACGGGAAACGCCGTGCGGACCTGGGAACACTCGCCAGTAGTTTCCCGTTAAATCATTCGTGGGTGCGGATGGAACAGTGTCCCCGGGCCTCACCTTCCGCCCACAGGGAAGATCGTTCGGCTGAAGCCCTGTGGAGCACTCCGCCGAGAGGCGACCACCATCCGTGGCCACCCACAAACGGCCCCGACCGCGATTCCCCCGTCCGGTCGGGGCCTTCCCCTTCTTCTCCCTTTCTCTGCGCCCTTCTCCCTTTTCGTGCGTCCTTCTCGCTTCCCCCGCGCCACGCCTGGTCACGTTTGACTTCGAGCGCGCTTCATTTCGTAGCGTCGTCCGTATGACCACTGCACAGCACAAGATCGGTTCGGGGTTCGGCTTCCGGAGCAGCGCGGACGACGTGCTCGACGGCATCGACCTCACGGGGAAGCTGGCGATCGTCACCGGCGGCTACTCGGGGCTCGGGCTGGAGACGACACGCGCGCTCACCAAGGCGGGTGCCCACGTCGTCGTCCCGGCGCGGCGCCGGTCGGTAGCCGAGGAGGCGGTCGGCGCCCTCGACGGGGTCGAGGTGGACGAGCTCGACCTCGGCGACCTGGACAGCGTCCGGGCCTTCGCCGAGAGGTTTCTCGCCTCGGACCGCACGGTCGACATCGTCATCGACAACGCCGGGATCATGGCCTGCCCGGAGACCCGCGTCGGCCCCGGCTGGGAGGCCCAGTTCGCGACCAACCACCTGGGCCACTTCGCTCTCGTCAACCGGCTCTGGCCGGCGATCGCGCCGGGCGGTGCCCGCGTGGTCTCCGTCTCCTCGGCCGGTCACCACAACTCCGACATCCGCTGGGACGACCCGCACTGGCGACAGGGCTACGACAAGTGGCAGGCCTACGGGCAGGCGAAGACCGCCAACGTCCTGTTCGCCGTACAACTCGACGCCCTCGGCAAGGACTTCGGCGTACGGGCCTTCGCGCTGCACCCCGGCGGCATCCTCACCCCGCTCCAGCGGCACCTCGCCAAGGAGGAGATGGTCGAGCGCGGCTGGATCGACGAGAACGGCACTCCGCTGAACCCGGAGGGCTTCAAGACCCCCGAACAGGGCGCGGCCACCCAGGTGTGGGCGGCGACCTCGCCGCAGCTGTCCGGCATGGGCGGCGTCTACTGCGAGGACTGCGACATCGCCGAGCCCACCCCGGCCGACGGCGAACGGACCGGCGTACGCGACTACGCGATCGACCCGGCATCCGCGGCCCGCCTGTGGACGCTGTCCGCGGAGCTCACCGGCGTGAACGCCTTCGCCTGAGCCGCGCCCCGGAAGGGGCACGGGGAACCACACGACCGGCCACGGTCGATCCGCGGACACATCGCATGCCCCGGCCGCGAGATGGGCTCAGGCCGGGGACTCCTCCGGCCCGGGGTGTTCTGGGTGCACGGTGCTGCTGGCGTGCTCATCACCCCGGCGTCGCGTGCCCGCCTCGTCGGTGTCGGGGACGTCCGTGTGCTGCTCCGGCGCGTCCTCGTCGGAGCCGTCGCGCCGCGCGGGGTCCGCGGGTGGGACGTCCCAGCGGTCGCCGCCCGCCTGGGCCTGCTGGTCCGGCATGTCCCGGGGAACGGGGCCTCCGTCCTCCCCGGGCCTCTTCGTCCGGTCGTCGGTCACGGCACGCTCCCTTCCTCGTCGGGCGAAACTCCTGGCCGAACGGAACCCCTGCCCGGCGCGGAACTCCTCGTCGGACGGAACCCCTCGTCCGGCGGAACCGCTTGCCGGGCAGAACCGCTTGTCGGCCCTGGTGCGGGTACCTACCGACGCGACCGGCGAAACCGCCCGGAGGACGTCAATGCGGAGCCCGTTCCTCCAGGGCCGCGCGCCATGCCGGGAGCTGGGGGTCGCCCGGTTCGGGGTCCGCGCGTCCTCCGCCGCGGGCGAAGAAGTCGGCGAGCGGGAGGATCGCCGCGCCGACCGTGACCGCGTCGGGGCCGAGGGCGCCGAGCTCGATGGTGACCCGCTCTGCGGGATGTCGCAGCGCGTACGAGGCGGCGTGTTCGCGGACGGAGGGCAGGAAGCGGGAGCCCAGCTGGAGTCCGGCCCAGCCGCCGATCAGGATGCGCTCGGGCTGGAAGAGGTTGATCAGGTCGGACAGGCCCGCGCCCAGATACTCGGCCGTCTCCTCCAGCACGGCGAGCGCCTTCGGATCGGCCGCCCCGCCGTCGGCCGGATAGGCGGCGGCGAGCATGGCGGTGAGCGCGGTCTCCTCGTCGACCCGCTTCGGCGGCCGTCCGCCCGCCTCCTCCCAGCGCTCCAGCAGGGCCTCGGCCCCGGCGTATGCCTCCAGGCAGCCGAGCGCACCGCACCGGCAGCGGCGCCCTCTGACCCGTACGGTCAGATGCCCCCACTCCACGGCCCGGCCCTGTTCCACGTCGTCCGTGACGAGGCTGGCGCCGACGCCGGAGCCGAAGAGGACCACGACCGCGTTGTCCGCGCCGCGTCCGGCGCCGAACCACATCTCGGCCTGGCCGAGCGTCTTGGCGCCGTTGTCGGTGAAGTACGGAACGGAGTCCGGAAGCCCGCAGGCGGTGCGGAGCAGGGACTCCAGCGGGACGCCCGGCCAGCCGATGGTCTGGCCGTACACCACGGCGCCCTCGGCCGGGGTGCGCTCCACTATGCCGGGCACACCGATCCCGACGCCGAGCAGTCGCTCGGGGGCGATCTCGGCGGCGGCGAGGACCTCCGTGATGCCGTCGCGGATGTGGCCGACGATGACGTCGACGTCGTACCCCTGATGCTCCAACGGCCGTTCCGTGCGGGCGAGTTCGGTGAGGGTGAGGTCGAAGAGCTCGACGCGTACGCGAGTCTCGCCGACGTCCACGCCGATCATGTGGCCGCTGGCGGGGGCGACCCGCAGCAGGGTGCGCGGGCGGCCGCCGTCGGAGTCGACGCTGCCCGCCTCCTCCACCAGACCGTCGCCGACGAGCTCCGCGACGACGTTGCTGATGGAACCGGAACTCAGTCCGGTGACCGGGCCGAGCTCGAAGCGGCTCATCGGTCCGTCGAAGTAGAGCTGTCGCAACACGGCCGTGCGATTGCCCCGCCGCAGGTCACGTACCGTACGCCCGTTCCGCGCCGCCATGTGGCTCCTTCCCGCCTGCCCCCGACCTGC from Streptomyces sp. NBC_00878 harbors:
- a CDS encoding VanZ family protein — translated: MARAVLRRRTSHSSAKKPGPPTKKSRSPDTKSAPAASAPPSKRRQLPFVVRLLVMLVAFAAMVAFAAALARITLQPSPASEALTHSNLHPGRSLRAYLDQPELRDAFRQIGGNLALGIPFGVLLPVLVPKARGILRVLLLTAAAMLLVELVQGALITGRAFDIDDVILNTSGALIGYLLLGRRLNRAVHPRKPRGKGTEAGSN
- a CDS encoding ricin-type beta-trefoil lectin domain protein, with translation MDSPRLLRRCLLATLSAVLLASAAVLPAQADAGQAAAGQAAPEPRAAAAVTFSDTFDGAAGSAVNSSKWQIETGDNVNNHERQYYTAGANNAALDGQGHLVITARRENPNNYQCWYGRCEYTSARLNTAGKFTTTYGRVEARLKVPRGQGMWPAFWMLGNDIGQVGWPNSGEIDIMENVGFEPSTIHGTLHGPGYSGSGGIGGAYSLPGGQAFADAFHTFAIDWSPDAITWSVDGNVYQRRTPADLGGRQWVFNKPFFLILNLAVGGYWPGDPNGSTVFPQQLVVDEVKVTTSDGAGGAPIRGLAGKCIDVAGASSANGTPVQLYDCNSSAAQQWTVSSDGSIRALGKCLDITGNGTTDGSTVQLWDCGGGANQRWVVSAAGDIVNPQANKCLDVTGNNSANGTRLQLWTCSGAANQKWTVG
- a CDS encoding peptidase inhibitor family I36 protein → MKRFALSAAAAVLALTGGLALAAPAGAADCPSGEFCVWENANFAGQRANWSGDDGWWESWIADTDSSWANHGISGPGIKDHVQVYEDSGQGGDMTICLTPGQEVGYNGVANDRGDSHTWAMNC
- a CDS encoding PHP domain-containing protein: MDPAEALDRIAFLLERSLAPTYRVQAFRTAAGLVAGLPADEVARRAADGSLESLKGIGPKTAQVAREALAGQVPGYLAKLEPEAAGPLVQGGEQLRARLRGDCHLHSDWSDGGSPIEEMGRTAARLGHEWAALTDHSPRLTVARGLSPERLREQLAVIAELNERWTRFRLLTGIECDILDDGSLDQEPELLDQLDVVVVSVHSKLRMNADAMTRRMVAAVRDPHSDVLGHCTGRLVTGRGRPESEFDADAVFAACAETGTAVEINSRPERLDPPRRLLRRAVGAGVLFSVDTDAHAPGQLDWQAYGCARAEECGVPPERVVTTWAAEELLAWTRHRETPSGVRDP
- a CDS encoding SDR family NAD(P)-dependent oxidoreductase, which gives rise to MTTAQHKIGSGFGFRSSADDVLDGIDLTGKLAIVTGGYSGLGLETTRALTKAGAHVVVPARRRSVAEEAVGALDGVEVDELDLGDLDSVRAFAERFLASDRTVDIVIDNAGIMACPETRVGPGWEAQFATNHLGHFALVNRLWPAIAPGGARVVSVSSAGHHNSDIRWDDPHWRQGYDKWQAYGQAKTANVLFAVQLDALGKDFGVRAFALHPGGILTPLQRHLAKEEMVERGWIDENGTPLNPEGFKTPEQGAATQVWAATSPQLSGMGGVYCEDCDIAEPTPADGERTGVRDYAIDPASAARLWTLSAELTGVNAFA
- a CDS encoding ROK family transcriptional regulator; its protein translation is MAARNGRTVRDLRRGNRTAVLRQLYFDGPMSRFELGPVTGLSSGSISNVVAELVGDGLVEEAGSVDSDGGRPRTLLRVAPASGHMIGVDVGETRVRVELFDLTLTELARTERPLEHQGYDVDVIVGHIRDGITEVLAAAEIAPERLLGVGIGVPGIVERTPAEGAVVYGQTIGWPGVPLESLLRTACGLPDSVPYFTDNGAKTLGQAEMWFGAGRGADNAVVVLFGSGVGASLVTDDVEQGRAVEWGHLTVRVRGRRCRCGALGCLEAYAGAEALLERWEEAGGRPPKRVDEETALTAMLAAAYPADGGAADPKALAVLEETAEYLGAGLSDLINLFQPERILIGGWAGLQLGSRFLPSVREHAASYALRHPAERVTIELGALGPDAVTVGAAILPLADFFARGGGRADPEPGDPQLPAWRAALEERAPH